The Streptomyces sp. NBC_00335 DNA window CCGCACCCCGGTCCGCGAGGTCCTCGTCAAGAAGGTCCTGCCGCCGGTCATCGCCGTCGGCCTGGTCCTCCTCGTCTGGCAGATCCTCGTCGCGGCGAAGGTCACCGACGAGACCAAGCTCCCCGCCCTGTCCTCCGTCTGGGACAGCCTGTCCGACATGTGGATGAAGGGCACCCTGCTCGAAGTCATCTGGACCAGCGTCTCGCGCGGTCTGCTCGGCTTCCTGCTGGCCCTGGCCATCGGCACCCCGCTCGGTCTGCTCGTCGCCCGGGTGAAGTTCGTCCGCGCCGCGATCGGTCCGATCCTGCAGGGGCTGCAGTCGCTGCCCTCGGTCGCCTGGGTGCCCCCGGCGGTGCTCTGGTTCGGGCTCAACGACGCGATGATGTACACCGTCATCCTGCTCGGCGCCGTCCCGTCGATCGCCAACGGCCTCGTCTCCGGCATCGATCAGATCCCGCCGCTGTTCCTGCGGGCCGGCCGCACCCTGGGCGCCACCGGCCTGCGCGGCGCCTGGCACGTGGTCATGCCGGCCGCGCTGCCCGGCTACCTGGCCGGCCTCAAGCAGGGCTGGGCCTTCTCCTGGCGCTCCCTGATGGCCGCGGAGATCATCGCCAGCTCCCCCGACCTGGGCCTGGGGCTGGGCCAGCTCCTCGAAAACGGCCGCAACAACATCGACCTGCCCGGCGTGTTCCTCGCGATCATCCTGATCCTGGTCGTCGGCATCGCCATCGACCTGCTGATCTTCAGCCCCGTCGAGCGGTGGGTGCTGCGCACCCGCGGCCTGCTGGTCAAGAGCTGATCACGTGTCCGCGCACGTCACGCACTCCACGCAGGCCCCCGCCCTGCTGGTCATCGCCCACGGCAGCCGCGACCCGCGGCACGCGGCGACCGTGCACGCCCTCACCCGGCGGGTACGGGCGCTGCGGCCGGGGCTGCGCGTGGAGACCGCCTTCCTGGACTTCGACACCCCGACCGTCGACCAGGCGGTGGCCTCGCTCTACCTCTCGGGCGTACGCGAGATCGTGGCGCTCCCGCTCCTTCTGACGCGGGCGTTCCACGCGAAGTCCGACATCCCGGCGGTGCTCGCCGGAGCCACGTCCCGCCTGCCGGACCTCTCGGTCCGGATCGCGGATGTGCTCGGCCCGTCGCCGCTGCTGCTGGCGACCCTGGAGCGCCGGCTGTGGGAAGCCGGCCTCACCCCGGCGGACCGCGCCACCACCGGTGTGGTGCTCGCGTCCGCCGGTTCCTCAGACCCGGAGGCGATCGCAGTGATCGCTGAAACCGCGCGGGAGTGGCGGCACACCGGTTGGTGCGCCGTGCGGCCTGCGTTCGCCTCCGCTGTTCTCCCCCGGACGGAGGACGCCGTACGCGCCCTGCGCGCGGAGGGCGTCCGCCGGATCGCGGTGGCCCCCTACGTCATCGCCCCCGGGCGGCTCCCCGACCGCATCGCGGCGGGCGCCGAAGCCGCGGGCGCGGACGTGATCTCCGCCGTCCTGGGCCCCTCCCCGGAACTGGCCCGCCTGCTGCTGCGCCGCTACGACGCAGCCGCCGCGACCCAGTCCCGCATCCCGGCCCTGGCGGCCTGACCCACCGCTGCGCGGGCCGAAGCCCCCGACCCGCCCCAGCGTGCGGCGCCGTTGGATTCGCCCGGCGCGGGCTGGGTTTGCCGCTGCGCGGCACATCTCAGCCTCGCCGGCGTTTGAGGCGCGGGGTCTGGGGCGGAGCCCCGGGGAACGGTGGAAGGGCGGGTAGGGGACCCAGCCCCGCAGGGCCAGCCCACCCGCGTCCGGCGGCTACGCCCGCGCCGCGGCCTCGTCGGCCAGGGCCGTCAGGTCCTCGATGGACATCGCGCCCGGCGGCAAGCCCTCCCGCGCAAAGATGTTCGCCGCGTGCCGCAGCGTGTCGTTGACCGGCGTGGCCACCCCGTGCAG harbors:
- a CDS encoding ABC transporter permease yields the protein MASTETKAKTDDLAGLEAGLDALDAVQTHRTPVREVLVKKVLPPVIAVGLVLLVWQILVAAKVTDETKLPALSSVWDSLSDMWMKGTLLEVIWTSVSRGLLGFLLALAIGTPLGLLVARVKFVRAAIGPILQGLQSLPSVAWVPPAVLWFGLNDAMMYTVILLGAVPSIANGLVSGIDQIPPLFLRAGRTLGATGLRGAWHVVMPAALPGYLAGLKQGWAFSWRSLMAAEIIASSPDLGLGLGQLLENGRNNIDLPGVFLAIILILVVGIAIDLLIFSPVERWVLRTRGLLVKS
- a CDS encoding sirohydrochlorin chelatase, whose translation is MSAHVTHSTQAPALLVIAHGSRDPRHAATVHALTRRVRALRPGLRVETAFLDFDTPTVDQAVASLYLSGVREIVALPLLLTRAFHAKSDIPAVLAGATSRLPDLSVRIADVLGPSPLLLATLERRLWEAGLTPADRATTGVVLASAGSSDPEAIAVIAETAREWRHTGWCAVRPAFASAVLPRTEDAVRALRAEGVRRIAVAPYVIAPGRLPDRIAAGAEAAGADVISAVLGPSPELARLLLRRYDAAAATQSRIPALAA